In the genome of Arachis stenosperma cultivar V10309 chromosome 2, arast.V10309.gnm1.PFL2, whole genome shotgun sequence, the window AAATAAACTTTTGAAATATTTCAAATAGTGACCGCATGgctaaaaacaaaaacaaaattggAAAAAACAGCAGAATCTTGTGGAGTGTGGGGAGGGGGGAGGGTGTGGAATGTGGTGCGTTGAGTAAGCGATGTAGAGTAGACtgggaatatatatatatatatatatatatatatatatatatatatatatatatatatatgtgtatgtatgtatgtatgtatgtatgtatgtatgtatgtatgtgtgtgtgtgagatATGTTTATGGATATAAGTAGGGTTATGAATGAcctatttaaatatttttatttacttagttatatttgttatatttctatttatttatttatttatctatctatttttgtatttaaaattcAAGTAATAAAGAGTAAGCGGTGCTTAGAAAGGTGTTaagattatataaaaaatactaataatataaaaaatagtaataataatcgTTGATGTAATTGATCAAAGAGTgagagataaaattaaaaatttatgaaCAATAATTAAAGAATACTATATCAAAGAGGATTATATTATGAAATCACTGAGGATATTATTTCGGCCACCGTGGGCCAAATAGCAAAAAAGACTCTGGATTAAATAgccaaaattgaaattgaaatattgatatttataataaaaagtagTGGGTTCCGATCAAAAATTAACGTaagattataaattataattataaatgtataaaacaataataattgtTGAAATTGTTCAAAAAgtgagaaataaaataaaagataaaagtttttttttaataaagttttggaataatacaataaaaatgacaattatattattatctaaCTACCGAAGAAACCTATTGAGCAGAGCAGATGGTGTCCTAGTTATTGGTattgttataatttttaaaaatttttttctttaatccattttaaattttttgtgttaactaatgttaactttatccattttttaagaaaaaataaattattttttaaaaaatacccattaacaaaaattttattttttatcattaaattttacttaccaaaataccctttaataaattatacttttattgattaaattatatttttaaaaaatttaataattatattattttttttctaaaatatctttcaataattttttaattattaaattataattttacaaaaattttcgttagcaatttttttaatattttactattaatttttttatatctatatattttattttaacattaaataaatttttttagtaagactattttttaatatcaatatatattaattgttatatacatattaacagtggtaatatttttttgtttaatgttaaaataatatatattgatatcgaaaaattaatagtaaatataaaaataattgttaacaaaaattctggtaaaattataatttaataattaaaaaattattaaaaggtAGGTATcctagaaaaaaataatttaattattaattttttaaaagtattttgataaaaatataatttaatcaataaaaaataatttattaaagaatattttggtaaacaaaatttaatgataaaaaataaaatttttgttaatgggtatttttttaaaaaaaattattttttttaaaaaatggttaaagttaatattagttaacacagaaaatttaaaatgaattaaTTAGGAGGctttttaaaagttagaagggagaagaatgtatatttataaaatagatgGGAGGGGAGTGTCATTTTAGCATCTCGCAGGAGAGGGAAGTGAAACTTtctctaaatttaattaatagtatgattaattaatttctaataataactatattttaaattttaaaaaaatcagaGTTTGTTCATCACCTCTAACAGCACATGCTTGAATTGAGATTCTACAACTAGCCGCTGATCTTTTCTTACTCTCGCTGGACTTCTCCCCGTGGAAGCCAGCCATCGCAGCGCAGCCAACGCCGCCTCCCTCTATGCCAACGTCTGAGCAGCCCGCCGTGcgtcgaaatttttttttgcagCCCAAGAAGCCGCGCACTGTGCAGCCTCCGCAGCCCACCGCGTCCACCGTCACCGCCTCTTCGTCTCCGACTAATCCACTCCAATACAGGAGAGAGTTGCCGCTGCCGTTTGATACGTACTTGACCTCTCATGgctattgaaattttttaaatttgattgactttaatttaaatttaaattaaatttatagataaagtaaataaatatattaacaattttaaaaattctaaattaacgtaaatttatttaaatttacgTATGTAgctgcaatttttgaaaaaaatctacaaaaatttaaaaaataatgctaaaaagaattaacaaatttaaaaaaataatgttaaaatttaaaaaataacaacctaaataaaataatttaaaatttaaaaaataacaacttaaatataacaactcaaataaataatttaaaatttgaaaataacaacctaagtaaataataatttataatctataaatataaatttaaaaatttttaataacaatATCTAAGCAAATAAACTCTCATACTCAACATATGAATTTCATGTTAGCATATGAGCTCTTTGTTTATATTActgaaaaaaatttacaaaaatttaaaaaataatactaaaaaaatcaataaaatttaaaaaataataatttaaataaaataatttaaaatttaaaaaataacaacttaaatataataatcctaataaataatttaaaatttaaaaataatttaaataaatagtaatttataatttataaatataaatctaaaaatttttaatattataaaaataaagataaagataaaaataaaaataaaattaaaaacatataaAGAAACCCACCCAAACCCTTAATTTCTTTCCACTTTCAACCCTTCTTGCTGTCTCCCAACCAGGTTTCTCCTCTCCCGTTTCTTCTTGGGTGGGTTTTGCATCTTATTGGGACAAAACAATGATCATCATTGATTGGGATTCCTTGTTTGATCgttcaatttaattatttgtttcaGGATTTTCAATTAGATTTTCACTTTCCTAAGGATTCACCTCCTCATATCTGATTCAATTATTCTCCTACTCAACTCACCTCAGTCGTTCTCCTACTTAATTGGTACTCTCTcttattattttcttattttatttatttagttaccTACTTACATCTTATAGTTTATGCCTGTTCAGTTATGTTCTTTTACCTAGCAAAGCTTTAATTCTTTTCGTCTTGCTGGTTATTACAATTTTTGTGCAAGaacagaatttaaaaaaaaaaggattaaTGTTTCTCTTACCTTGGTTACTTTTCATTCTTGATTTGTTTTTGGATTTGCAGAACTTCTTAATTTGACTCCACATATTTTCGTGTGGATTAAGTTTAGACCTTAGAAGTTGCATAAAGTAAAGTCTTTTTGTTGTGGGGGAATGGAGACGGTTAATCTAGGTCTTATCCAATTTATTTATAATGTTAGTTCATTGTGAGGGTTGGGAACTTAGGATATTCAATGTGGAGTTGGTTTCGTCACAGTGTTCTAATTGATATGCCGTGATTATGTATATGCTTGAACTGAACTAATGGCATAGATATGAGTGTTGCTGTGTTGGTGGGAAATCATTGTAGAAACTTGTTAGTGATCTAGTTTTACTTCCTTAACAGCAATTGATTCGCTTTGTGTTACTTATGATGTATCAATCAGCCTCAGCTTGCTTTGGCACtgtctttttcacttttttggTTACAAGGGAGGAAGTCTTTGATGACACAGTAGTGCTTATTAGTTTCTACAATTTTCGGATTGTTAACTGTTTCTTGGACTACCTCCCCTATTTTGTGTTACcatttcaacaaaaaaaaacatgttTTATTTCCTTGTTAACCTTTTATGCAATGGGGGATTTTGTTTTGGGGGCTTATGCAATGGCCTTTTATATCACTATGTTCTGAGATGTTTGTGGTGACTTGTTCTGTTTAATGATATCTCACTGTTTCCATTTTGTGCAGGAACTTCTGattgctttttctttgaaaatgaTGGCTACTCCAACTAAACCAATGGCCGTAATGTTGTCTGAATCTTTGGAACACAAGGGAAAGGATATCACTGAATTAAATGGTAACATACTTCAATCCCCTATAAGTCAACAGCCCCATAGCTCCTCTGATGGTTCAGTAGCTATTCTTTGGGACATTGAAAACTGTCCTGTTCCAAGTGATGTCCGCCCTGAAGACGTAGCAGGAAATATAAGGATGGCGTTGCAAGTGCATCCAGTAATTCAAGGAACTGTTATGGTATTTTCTGCTTATGGTGACTTCAACGCTTTCCCTAAGCGACTTAGAGAGGGATGTCTAAGAACTGGTGTTAATCTCATTGATGTTCCTAATGGGAGAAAAGATGCTGCTGATAAAGCAATCTTGGTTGACATGTTTTTATTTGCTCTTGACAACCCTCCCCCATCATCTATTATGCTAATATCTGGAGACGTTGACTTTGCCCGAGCACTTCACATTCTTGGACAACGGGGATACACTATAATTCTTGTCATCCCTTCTGGGGTGGGTGTTTCATCTGCTTTATGCAATGCCGGAAAGTTTGTCTGGGATTGGCCTAGCGTTGCTCGTGGAGAAGGATTTGTTCCCCCGGCAAAGGCTTTAGTACCACCTCGTGGAGGTTCAGTTGAGGTTGCTGGATATTTGATGGGGTGCCATATTAATGACAACTTCGAGGGACAAAATGAGGAAGAAGCAATAGTTTATAGAGGGATGTCACAGAGATTATATAACTCAAGGGATTTCTCTATGGTTTCACAATCTCTATCTGAATACAATTGTACCGCATCGAACATGGCTGGCTTACCGACAACTATGAGATCACACAGCCTTCCACCTGGGATGATTGATGTTTCAGGAATATCTATGCCTTCTAGTGACAATAATGAAGGCCAGCTTTGGGGCCCTATGTCTAGCGATTTAAATGTTCTCAAAGGCCACTTGGTAAAGTTGCTTGAACTTTCTGGAGGGTGCCTGCCTCTGGCTCGAGTTCCAACAGAGTATCAGAAAGCTTATGGAAGAACTCTTTATGTATCTGATTATGGAGCAATTAAGTTAGTCAATCTTTTCAAGAAGATGGGTGATACAGTGGCAGTGGAAGGGAAAGGTCAACGTAAATTTGTGTATCTCAGAAACTTCAAGGTAGGCCCGAGCGCTCCCCCATTGGCTCTAGCAAAGAAAGACAAGAAAGGAAAGGGGCTTCCAGAAGAGAATACGAATACTGTCACCGGTGGTGGCTCTTCAGATGAGTTCTCAGATGAAGAAAGACTAGTCATGGAAGAACATGACGAGAGAAATTGTGTAGGAAAGGGCAGTCAAAGGAGAGCAGCTATCAATGACCGTGCTCTTGAGCAGTTCAAGTTCGAGCTTCAAGAGATTCTAGTCAGCTACTCGTGTCGAATATTCCTAGGTTGTTTTGAGGATATATACCAACAAAGGTACAAGAGACAATTGGAATATCAGAGACTTGGAGTGAACAAGTTGGAGGATTTGTTTGAGAAAGTCAATGATATTGTAGTATTGGTTGAGGAACCAGGAAGCAAGAGGAAGTTCCTTGCTCCAATGGGGGGTTAGAATGCTAAAGCAAATTGTTGCCTTGTGTTtttaacttaaaatatttttaaaaaagaaggATACGCTGGGAACATGTGTGTATTTTTTATTGTCACTGTCCCGCATGTATTTTGAATCTGTATTAAAGTTTCCTTGTCTTTAGTTCTTGCCTCTGCAACCTACCAGCTACTTGGAAGAAATGTAAAGTAGTATCTTCTGTACTTCCCTTTTCctatcattctcattatcaacTTAGAATTTGAAGCATGATTCAAGTTGTAGATTGAATTCTATCATAAATTATAAGATTCACAACTGGTCATCAGAAGAATTTTATACCTGGAGTTCCTCGGATTTCAGTGTTTAGAGGTTCAAAGCATATCGAACCATTTTTTGATGCCTGTGCAAGGTGAAACGATGTGTcacaggaaaaaaaaaagaatcaatTAACGCTTAAAAGGTGTCTATGACTGCATCATAAAATTTGTGCAGTTCTGAAAAAAGAGGATGAATAGTTATCCCACCTTAGCAACAAAATTTTCATCCAGcaaagtgttgctagacttaaTGTCTCTATGGCACAAAGGAGGATCACAATATAAATGAAGGTACTCCTGCATGTGACGATGCAAAGGCAAAGTGTGATTCAACAATAAAAATACCAAGATATTAAAGCTTGATATTAAACTAATCAATCATATGTACCAATGCATTAGCTACGTCAATCGCAATTTGGATTCTAGTTCACCAACTTAGCGGTGTTCTACCAGGAGCTGCACAACAAGCTAATAGATTGAGCTGCATTCCACAATTCTCTAAGGCTATTATTTTGTTGAATAGATAATTGTTATTAGAAAAAGATGCAGAAAAGCAAAATAGTAATATCTTAAAGTGTACTATTATCGAAAACAATATATAGATAGAGGTGTCCTTTTAAATCCAACCAAATAATATCTTAAATGTACCATTGAAAATAATGTTTAGATACTAAGAGGCATACCATGAAGATGATCTTTCAAGCTTCCATTTCCCATGTACTCATACATCAGAAACCTGCCATTTCCTACAGTTTTCCGTTCATCCTTTAACATGCCAACCATAAGGGGATTTTCGCAATCATTGCTTATTAAAGTGGGAAGATGAGGAGAATCTAGAATATTGCTTCACAATATATCAAGACTTGTATACGTAATTGTGTATGTAATAGCATTAGCACATGTACAAACTCATGTATTCAAAGAGAGCCAAATGGGGAGAGCATCGCAACTATTCTattgtaaaataatttaaaaatgttcATACATGGAGGCCCAAGAAGTCCTTGAACACCAAAGAAACAGCTTGCAATGTCAGCTGTAGATTGGTGATCAAGTTGGCTTGCAAGTGCAGCAAAAGTTGCATCACCACAAGTACTGAGTGTTATATTATCATTAATTCCCAAATGATGCAGATAACCAAAGCCTGCATTTAAGCACTTCCTAGATTTTCTTTCCTCTCCAAGTGATACATTTGAATCCAAGgatacattaatttttttttttataatataaagtacttgatgtattatttttaatgattACAGGGACAAGTATATCTAGTTCAAATTTAGATACTAAAGAATTAGAAAATGTGTGCATAGCTGAAAAAAAAAGACACCTGAGACAAAAAATCATTTTTGAAGGAACTTACTataaatctttcaaaaatttttgaagaagttAAGGATATTACTGAAAACATGACTGTATTAGATAATTCTGTATACATTGAATACCCAGCCATATTCGATGTTGTTGAGAATACAGGTAATTTAAGTAGCACTATTAGCActttattatttactattgttatgctttttataaacaaaaaattatcgTTTAGtgtacaaatttttaaaattctgaCAAAGATATggttatatattatattttttgtatttgaacattaatttattgtaattctTATTGTTTGATTAGCATACATGTAAAATATAAGTCTTGAGGTTGGCAAAATGAAACCGTATTATATGATCTCATCTTCTTAATCCATAAATTGCAGTCATCGATAATTTTTTGTAAATGTTATTTTTATACCTCAcatggaaaaagaaaagtatatttttatataaagtatttgTTGCAGATATAACTGAAACATAATTTATTATCTTGGTGATTATTAGATATGATAGATATTGATGACCCAGAATTTTTTTGTCAGTATTGCGACGCTATGATGTGGTATGAGGAGAGATCATAAAAGTCCAAAACGGGATCCAATATTGAGTTCTCAATATGTTGTATGGGAGGGAAGGTACAACTGCCATTTTTGCAATATCCACCTCAGTTTTTGCAAGATTAATATCTGGAGCAGACCAAAGAAGCAAACACTTTAAGGATAATTTAAGAACTTATAATAGTATGTCTCACTCTTTATGGTTCAAGAATATTATAGGCTTTAAACTCTTCTATTTGCTTTTTACtttgaataaagataaaacaACATATTCAATACATTTATTATATAATGACAATGATCGTGTTATACTAAActcaaaaaatttataattataaaatatcatttttaatttaacatgtcaaatttaaatataagtcCGTATATCACACGGATTTAACACTAGTTTATATATAAATTGTAATATATTATATgcattgtttttgtttttgttccgAGCTTTTACTTTTTAGTCATCCATAATTgctaacaaaaaaaatgacGGATATACAAACTTATATTTGTTGTGTTGAGAGACTgaataactataaaaaaaaattagagatactaatagaagatataatttattttttatttttatttttctattaatattttatagttatatttttttatcattataatttttttttaaattttttgtatgaaaaaaaaataaactaaacttttataatttattttttttatatttaatttatcattaaacataatacaaaaatactaatatttatacttttattatttatgttttgttttcAGTCTCCTATTTTATTCTACTCTTAAAATCAGGTGCAGCCTAAGGCACTATGGCCTCTTACAAAGTTTCAATTAATGATAAGAATTTGGTTATTCATTTAATCTTTGGCTCCCCTAACCAAATTTATAATCCAttgataaatatatatttttttaaaaaaatttaaaatgttttttttataaattttatgggtaacttttaatttcaaaaaaactcttgtttaaaaattaaaattattttataagtgTTACGGGCCGCTAAGAATCTAGCCTAACTAGCCGTCGGGTCAGAGCACCACTCCCAATCCAGACCCAAACCACTCGCGACAGGAAGAGTCTTACGGGTTGGGTCCCAACACCCAACCCAGGGGGATGCCTGACTTATCTTCCGAATGACCCAGGTCACCGGTCGGGTCAGCATCCTTGGGATAGCACCCAAAACTCCGACCCGAAATCCGGAACAATCTGCTCCTCCCACGTAGACCAGGACAGCGCATAGCAGCCTTTTGGCCAATGGGCTAGGTCATTCATGAGCCCGCCCAACACTGTATATAAGAGGAGAGGTCAGCTTTCCCTcccgaggtacgtcacattTTACCTAATTTGGCTACCACCTCGTACGGACACTGACTTGGCCGTTggagtgtccttgcaggtaGCCACCCCCTTGTTCTCTCCTCCTCCGATATCATTAACTTTCTGTTCGTACCTCCAAGCCCGCTCCAAGTCCACCTGGGATCCTGCTTACCCACCTCTCCACTCGAACACCCGAGATCGCAAGGTAATGAACATTGACGCCGTCTGTGGGAACTCTGGAGTAGACATGGAGTGACTCCCCACGTCGGAGGAGCTTCGTGAAGGAGGAGGGGCCCGCCTAAGTAGGGCGAGTTCGACAGCCCATGCCGCCGAACACCCACGGTCCTCCGTTTAGCCTAACCAGATCTACACCAAGACCTCCGAAAGACGTCCCTTCGGGGGGACGGGAGCCAATAGCGCCAAGATCATGCAAGAACTCAGACATAGAGTACAAAACCTTGAACGGGAGCTGGCAGCAAGGAGCTGATCCCACGAAGACGTCAGCCACCCACGCGGCGACCCCAGCCGATCTTGCACCCGCACCTGCTCCCCTTCTCGAAGACATGACAGCCAAGAAAGGAGCCCAACAATATGCAAAAATGAAATACACACCCAAGCGACCTCACGACCTACCCAAGGTGGATCCGAGAGCCACGGGGAGTCCCAAAAAGGGAAAGGCGAGAAACGGTTGGAACCTGTCATCATGGGAGCAACCCCTTTCCACCCCTCGATCCTCAAGGTCCGGCTTCCGAAGAATTTCGACAAGCCAACAGACATGAGGTACGATGGGACGAAGGACCCCCAAGAGCACCTCACAGCCTTTGAAGCGAGAATGAATCTGGAAGGAGTAGGCGACGCAGTCAGGTGCCGGGCATTCCCCGTGACGCTGGTCGGTCAAGTGATTCGATGGTTCAATGCACTCCTACAAGGATCAATCACAGCCTTCGCGGACATCTCTGAAAGTTTCCTAGCTCGGTTCACAACACGCATAGCCAAGGCAAAGCACCTGATTAATTTGCTAGGGGCACCCAAAAGCCCGGGGAACCGACTAGGAAGTTCCTAGACAGGTTCAACGACGAGTGCTTGAAAATCGACGGCCTCACGGACTCGGTCGCTAGTCTTTGCCTAACAAACGGCCTACTAAACGAAGACTTTAGAAAGCACCTCACAACTAAGCCCATATGGACCATGCAGGAAATCCAAAGCGTGGTCAAGGAATGCATCAATGATGAGGAAGTAAGTCAGGTTGTAGCAGTCAACAAACGACAGCTCCCGAACCCACCAGCTCGGTAGGCCCCCCAGGTCGACAGATACAAGGAAGTTTCCAGAGATAGAACCCCAGCCAAACAACACAAACAAGCCCCACGGGTAGGGAGGTTCAGGAACTACACGCCACTCACGGCGCCCATAGTAGAAGTCTACCAGCAAATTGCGGACAAGTGAATCCTATCCAGACCTAGACCACTGAAGAGAGAATGGAAGGCAACAAAAGCCTCTATTGTGATTATCACAAGGGATTCGGTCACAAGACCCAAGACTGTTTCAACCTCAAAGATGCCTTAGAACAGGCCATCCAGGAAGGAAAGTTGAGTGAGTTCTCCCAACTTATCCATGAACCAAGAAGGCGGGAACGGGGAGTGCTCAGAAGAAGATCGTAGCCGGACTGTCAAGGCAAGACAAGAGCCCACAGGGGCCACTGACAACCCCCCGACTTTTGTGGTTAACGTCGTGGTCAGACGCGATACCCCCCAAATCCAAATCAGCAGCAAAAAAGGATACACGGATCCTCTCTATCTCGACAGGAGGTCCCACCACCTCAAATGGAGGACCCTCATGATATTCTTTGGCCCAAAAGATCAGTGGTTTCACGATCTCCCTGAGAACCCCCCATGGTAATCACGGCAATGGTTGGGACCGGGTTGGTCAGGCGGATCCTCGTCAACACTGGAGCCGACTCCAACATCCTATTCAGGAACGTGTTTGACGCCATGGGGCTCAGTGAGTCCGACCTTAAGAGTCACCAACACGATGTCATGGGGCTAGGCGACAACTATATAAAGCTCGACGAGATGATCTCTCTCCCAATCTGCCTTAGAGTCGGTGACGCTAGGAGGTTGGTTATGGCGGACTTCGTAGTCCTCAGAGACTCCACGGCCTACAACATCATTCTAGGGTGAAAAACTATCAATGAATTTTCAGCCGTGATATGCACTAAATTCCTAACAATGAAGTTCGTGACGGGCAAAGGAACTGTTGGCTCCATTAGGGGAGACTTAGAAGCGGCGGTCGCCTGCGACAATGCCAGTCTCTCCCTAAGGAGAGAGTCTAAGAAGGCAGCCGGCGTGCTCTTGGCAGACCTGGATGTAAGGATGGAAGATAAGCCGAGACCAGAACCAAAAAGGAACATGGAGAAGTTCCAGAAAGGGAAGTCGGCAGAGCAGTTCACCTTTGTAAACAAAAATCTGCCCCATGAACTCAAGGGTTCCCTCATGGAAGTTGTAAGGGCAAACGgcgacctcttcgcatggatTCCATCAGACATGCCAGGCTTGGATCCCGAAGTCATGTCCCACCGACTAGACGTCAAACCAGACGCGAAGCCAGTAACACACCGGCGAAGAAAGATGTCCCAAGAAAGGGCCAATGAGGTCGCCAAACAAACAACCGGGCTACTCGAAGCCGAGTTCATCAAAGAGCTCGAGTACTCGACATGGCTATCCAAAGTCGTCCTGGTCAAAAAAGCTAGTggaaaatggagaatgtgtgtcgactattCCAATCTGAACAAAGCATGCCCTAAAGACTCTTTCCCCCTTCCTAACATCGACACTTTGGTAGACTCGACGATAGGATATCGTTTCTTCaacttcatggatgcatactccgGCTATAATCAGATCCCGATGCACCGACCTAATGAGGAGAAGACGGCGTTCATAACACCAGGAGGCACTTATTATTACAAGGTAATGCCATTTGGATTGAAGAACGCGGGGGACACCTACCAAAGACTAATGAGCAAAGTCTTCCATGACCTCATCGGTAAGACAGTAGAGGTTTACGTCGACGACATCTTGGTAAAAATAGCAGAGCCAAACAGCCCCATAGACGACCTCCAAGCTATCTTCAAAGCgctaataaaattgaaaatgagGCTCAATCCACTCAAGTGCGCGTTCGCTATGGAGGCCGGAAAGTTTCTAGGCTTTATGATAACACAACGGGGGGTAGAGGCTAACCCAGACAAGTGCGAAGCTGTCCTCAAAATGATAAGTCCAGGGTGCGTCAAAGATGTGCAACGACTCACCGGGAAGCTTACAGCTCTATCCCGGTTTCTTGGAGCCTCGGCGGAAAAGGCCCTCCCATTCTTCAACCTAATGAAGAAAGGAA includes:
- the LOC130962261 gene encoding uncharacterized protein LOC130962261; this translates as MMATPTKPMAVMLSESLEHKGKDITELNGNILQSPISQQPHSSSDGSVAILWDIENCPVPSDVRPEDVAGNIRMALQVHPVIQGTVMVFSAYGDFNAFPKRLREGCLRTGVNLIDVPNGRKDAADKAILVDMFLFALDNPPPSSIMLISGDVDFARALHILGQRGYTIILVIPSGVGVSSALCNAGKFVWDWPSVARGEGFVPPAKALVPPRGGSVEVAGYLMGCHINDNFEGQNEEEAIVYRGMSQRLYNSRDFSMVSQSLSEYNCTASNMAGLPTTMRSHSLPPGMIDVSGISMPSSDNNEGQLWGPMSSDLNVLKGHLVKLLELSGGCLPLARVPTEYQKAYGRTLYVSDYGAIKLVNLFKKMGDTVAVEGKGQRKFVYLRNFKVGPSAPPLALAKKDKKGKGLPEENTNTVTGGGSSDEFSDEERLVMEEHDERNCVGKGSQRRAAINDRALEQFKFELQEILVSYSCRIFLGCFEDIYQQRYKRQLEYQRLGVNKLEDLFEKVNDIVVLVEEPGSKRKFLAPMGG